One genomic region from Pecten maximus chromosome 5, xPecMax1.1, whole genome shotgun sequence encodes:
- the LOC117328254 gene encoding coiled-coil domain-containing protein 83-like codes for MGKKKGKKGKGGGKKGGKKKEAQMTAKEAILAYQIGIIEKKLEDVMFESRGWEDKNHRHEERNEKLLSEQELLIKHLLKQAKEVEKYFENEEVKTRDDVVLTMKDKWGRQRQKENELAELKKLIAQTEGEITMQEKEVELWLAFRDKGDMEQKKQIQLLKDELVDMEISFGDMKNHLERSQEQATAEINHHTEETVDKQKYLASEKAIGQLDKYSRQEVLDNDWLRREVEIHKAESADLRKEVEELEKANLLVMADLFECKIEDLKVSRNFFLTQFEEGGENLDQTGILEMDLAQISINDTSTDDTSNLAIKEAGETMPERCGSATQRAVEKKVFSLAAPPFIEHDGDSSSDDDESVDTDLLDNMYFEEEDFSDYLKLGPLEMKLLNVSGVQMPIHIPQALTAEEAAAKDCKPDSWPVTHPMLREVARP; via the exons ATGGGAAAGAAGAAAGGCAAAAAGGGAAAGGGAGGAGGAAAGAAGGGAGGCAAGAAGAAGGAAGCCCAAATGACAGCAAAGGAAGCAATCTTAGCGTACCA GATTGGAATTATAGAGAAAAAATTGGAGGATGTCATGTTTGAGTCAAGAGGATGGGAAGATAAAAATCACAGACATGAAGAAAGG AATGAGAAGTTGCTTTCAGAACAGGAGCTCCTTATTAAACATTTGCTGAAGCAAGCCAAAGAGGTGGAAAAATACTTTGAAAATGAAGAAGTAAAAACACGTGATGATGTCGTATTGACAATGAAAGATAAATGGGGAAGACAGCGCCAAAAGGAAAATGAACTTGCTG AGCTGAAGAAACTGATTGCTCAGACGGAAGGGGAGATCACTATGCAGGAGAAGGAGGTGGAATTATGGTTAGCATTCCGTGACAAAGGAGACATGGAGCAGAAAAAACAAATCCAACTTCTAAAAGATGAACTTGTTGACATGGAGATCAGCTTTGGTGATATGAAAA ATCATTTGGAACGGTCTCAAGAACAGGCAACAGCAGAAATCAACCACCATACAGAAGAAACTGTGGATAAACAGAAATATTTAGCTTCAGAG AAAGCTATAGGTCAGTTGGACAAGTACAGTCGTCAAGAGGTTCTAGACAATGATTGGCTCCGACGAGAG GTGGAGATTCACAAGGCAGAGTCTGCAGATCTGAGAAAGGAAGTGGAGGAATTAGAGAAGGCCAACCTCCTGGTGATGGCTGACTTATTTGAGTGTAAAATAGAAGATCTCAAGGTTTCAAG GAACTTCTTCCTGACTCAGTTTGAGGAGGGTGGTGAGAACCTGGACCAGACAGGCATTCTTGAGATGGACCTGGCACAGATATCTATAAATGACACCAGTACAGACGATACCTCAAACCTCGCCATCAAGGAGGCCGGGGAGACTATGCCAG AGAGATGTGGAAGTGCTACTCAAAGGGCTGTGGAAAAGAAAGTCTTCTCTTTGGCTGCTCCACCCTTCATAGAGCATGATGGAGACAGTTCCTCAGACGATG aTGAGAGTGTAGACACAGACCTACTGGATAATATGTATTTTGAAGAGGAGGACTTTTCT GATTACCTAAAGCTTGGGCCCCTCGAGATGAAGTTACTCAATGTATCCGGGGTACAGATGCCTATCCATATCCCCCAGGCTCTCACTGCTGAGGAGGCTGCAGCTAAGGATTGTAAGCCGGACAGCTGGCCTGTCACTCATCCTATGTTGAGAGAAGTGGCAAGGCCATGA
- the LOC117328255 gene encoding intracellular protein transport protein USO1-like produces the protein MPSQGPHQGGFLYNNDHRAPWQQGMPMMDDRFPGQQMPMAPPQFQQNAHIPGYRASNWGPNNFHHPQPFNNYQSRFWNRNHSHNNAGSSRSSSSSPRSSSSSSSSSSSSRRGDNESDMCFICKDLLQNCDQLGIHLCDGGVSVKTSKAEQACEINARLEKVLEEIKASLKDKHDNLTEAIEEHVTTRIGEIETIHQHAMDKKATLINLKQQLESRTAELEKMEKEVREKEKKLEQEKDKFDKDMHKEKEEICRQWQQLRDELARMEEMHDVQKGRIRLDIGGNIFTTSRLTLTQDPESMLAAMFSGRHNICTETDGTVFIDRDGTHFRYILNYLRDGRLNTDGLPRNRQVLRELRNEATYYQLHSMLQEIEKLF, from the exons ATGCCTAGTCAGGGACCTCACCAGGGCGGCTTTCTCTACAACAATGACCACAGGGCTCCATGGCAACAAGGGATGCCGATGATGGACGACCGATTCCCAGGACAACAGATGCCTATGGCACCACCACAATTTCAGCAAAACGCACATATACCCGGGTACAGAGCATCCAACTGGGGACCGAACAACTTTCATCACCCGCAACCATTTAATAACTACCAGTCTCGCTTCTGGAACCGGAATCACAGCCACAACAACGCCGGCTCGTCCCGCTCCTCCAGCAGTTCTCCTAGGAGTTCATCCTCCTCCTCATCCTCTTCTTCCTCTTCTCGCCGAGGAGACAATGAGTCCGATATGTGCTTCATTTGCAAGGACCTCTTGCAGAACTGCGATCAACTCGGTATTCACCTGTGTGACGGGGGAGTTAGCGTCAAGACCAGCAAAGCGGAGCAAGCTTGTGAGATAAACGCCAGACTGG AGAAAgttttggaggaaataaaggcTAGCCTGAAGGACAAGCACGATAATCTCACAGAGGCCATTGAAGAACACGTGACCACTAGAATCGGAGAGATAGAGACGATCCACCAGCACGCCATGGACAAGAAAGCGACACTCATCAATCTGAAACAACAGCTGGAGTCAAGAACGGCTGAACTGGAGAAGATGGAAAAGGAAGTTAGAGAAAAGGAGAAAAAATTGGAACAGGAAAAGGACAAGTTCGACAAGGACATGCACAAGGAAAAAGAAGAGATTTGTCGCCAATGGCAACAGTTGAGGGATGAACTTGCCCGTATGGAAGAAATGCATGACGTTCAAAAG GGAAGGATCCGCTTAGATATTGGCGGGAACATCTTTACTACGTCACGTCTGACCTTGACCCAAGATCCAGAGTCCATGCTGGCCGCCATGTTCAGTGGACGTCACAATATCTGCACGGAGACGGACGGAACTGTCTTCATTGATCGAGATGGAACCCATTTCAGATACATCCTGAACTACTTGCGGGACGGGCGTCTGAACACCGATGGTCTCCCAAGAAACCGACAGGTTTTGCGGGAACTGAGAAACGAAGCAACATATTACCAGCTTCATAGTATGTTACAAGAGATAGAGAAACTGTTTTGA